Proteins encoded together in one Bos indicus isolate NIAB-ARS_2022 breed Sahiwal x Tharparkar chromosome 3, NIAB-ARS_B.indTharparkar_mat_pri_1.0, whole genome shotgun sequence window:
- the LOC139182120 gene encoding small proline-rich protein 2E-like — protein sequence MSQQQQQCKQPCQPPPVVCPPKCPEPCPPPKCPEPCPPPKCPEPCPPPQCQQKCPPVPPPQQCQEKCPPKCK from the coding sequence AtgtctcagcagcagcagcagtgcaagcaGCCCTGCCAGCCACCTCCAGTAGTGTGCCCACCGAAATGCCCTGAGCCTTGCCCACCTCCAAAGTGCCCTGagccatgcccacctccaaagTGCCCTGAGCCATGCCCACCTCCTCAGTGCCAGCAGAAATGCCCTCCTGTGCCACCTCCCCAACAATGCCAAGAGAAGTGCCCACCCAAGTGCAAGTAA